The following nucleotide sequence is from Phormidium ambiguum IAM M-71.
TTATTCAAATCAGATGAAATGCAGTGATTAATATCTGAAAAGAAGAGATTAAAATACACTTATCTCGATCGATGGGGAAACATAATGAACCGAAAAATGCGGTTGTTGATAACTGGCATTGTCATCACTCTGGGTATTGTCACGAGTTTTCCCAGTGCAATAAAGGCAAAAAAACCAACACCTTCTGCTGAACAGTGTGCTGAGGTGGAAAAAGCAAAAAACCTCATACAACAAGCTTCTCAGCTTTACAAACAAGGTAAGTATGCAGAAGCGGTTCCTCTGGTGCAACGTGCGCTGGCGATGCAGGAGAAAGTTCTGGGTTCAGAGCATCCCGATGTTGCTCTCAGTCTCATCGCGTTGGGAGAACTGCACTTAAAATTGGGTAATCATGACCAAGCAGAAAGTTTGTTTCGACGCTCTCGGTCTACCCGATTATACTCTCTTGGTTCTCAGAATCCCGATCGAGAAGTTTGTCAAAATCAAAACTCACGTCCATGAATAGGCGATCGCGCATTTAAAAACCACAGGGAAGCAGAAGAGGTTGGGGGATGGGCGGAGTAGAAGAGGTATTTGGATTATTTTCCCCATCTCCCCCTTGCCCACCCTACTAACTTATTTAATCACAGCAGAATGTCCCTCAATATTAGTTGCTGTTTCAAATCTACCGCCTAAATGTTTGGCGAGAAACTCTTCAGCAACGGCATAGAAATGTAGACGATTTTCGGGACGGGCAAAACCGTGACCTTCATCAGTGTAAAGCACATATTCTACAGGTAAATTCGCCTGTTTCATTGCTTCTACAATTTGGTCACTTTCTGATTGTTTTACTCTTGGATCGTGAGCACCTTGACCAATTAGTAAAGGTTTCTGAATGCGATCGATAAAAAACAAAGGCGATCGAGATTTCAAAAACTCCGGTTCTGTCTCCAAATTCCCAATCCGATGATACATTTGTAGCTTCATTGGTTCCCAATAAGGGGGAATAGTTTGCAACAGAGTTATTAAATTACTAGGGCCAACAATATCCACTCCACAAGCAAATATTTCCGGCGTAAAAGTTAAGCCAACCAAAGTGGCATAACCACCATAAGAACCGCCCATAATGGCAACTTTTTCCCGATCGGAAATGCCCTTTTCTACCAACCAATTTACAGCATCAATTAAATCATCGTGCATTTTGGCAGCCCACTCTCGATTAGCAGCATTTACAAAGTCTTTGCCGTAACCAGTTGAACCGCGAAAATTAACTTGTAAAACTGCATAACCTCGGTTAGCTAACCATTGGGCTTCCGGGTCATAACCCCATGTATCTCTAGCCCAAGGGCCACCATGAACTAATAAAATAGTGGGCAAATTCTCGGCAGCAATTCCGACCGGAGTAGTTAAGTAACCATGAATTGTTAAACCATCTCTTGCTTGATAAGAAACTGGTTGCATTGCTGCTAACTGCAACCCCTCTAACTTTGGCTGGTTACTAAACAGAAAAGTGTTAGTTTTTGTGTCCCGATTAT
It contains:
- a CDS encoding tetratricopeptide repeat protein; the encoded protein is MNRKMRLLITGIVITLGIVTSFPSAIKAKKPTPSAEQCAEVEKAKNLIQQASQLYKQGKYAEAVPLVQRALAMQEKVLGSEHPDVALSLIALGELHLKLGNHDQAESLFRRSRSTRLYSLGSQNPDREVCQNQNSRP